A stretch of Lathyrus oleraceus cultivar Zhongwan6 chromosome 6, CAAS_Psat_ZW6_1.0, whole genome shotgun sequence DNA encodes these proteins:
- the LOC127093494 gene encoding germin-like protein subfamily 3 member 2: protein MKNNKISILLVLIFFITSSFCSDPDPVLDFCIAKPQESCKNSSTATIEDFTFSGIKLPGNFKQTGFSSLGVNSNVFPGLNTLGVSFVRADFDVGGVNVPHFHPRATEVAIVMEGKIYSGFVDTKNKIFAKVLEKGEVMVFPRGLVHFQMNVGDVPATIFGSFDSQNPGLMKIPNVVFGSEIKDELLEKAFGFNSKELSKLKKRFSPTT from the coding sequence ATGAAAAACAACAAAATATCAATTCTTCTAGTTCTTATCTTTTTCATCACTTCATCTTTTTGTTCCGATCCAGATCCAGTTCTGGATTTCTGCATAGCCAAACCACAAGAAAGTTGCAAAAACTCATCCACAGCAACCATTGAAGACTTCACTTTCTCCGGCATAAAACTTCCCGGAAACTTCAAACAAACCGGATTTTCATCCCTGGGAGTGAATTCAAACGTGTTTCCAGGTTTGAACACTCTTGGAGTTTCGTTTGTGAGAGCTGATTTTGACGTTGGCGGTGTCAATGTCCCTCACTTTCATCCAAGAGCAACAGAAGTTGCTATTGTGATGGAGGGGAAAATCTATTCGGGATTTGTTGATACTAAGAACAAGATTTTCGCTAAGGTTTTGGAGAAAGGTGAGGTGATGGTTTTTCCAAGAGGACTTGTGCATTTTCAGATGAATGTTGGTGATGTTCCTGCTACCATTTTTGGGAGCTTTGATAGCCAGAATCCTGGTTTGATGAAAATTCCTAATGTTGTCTTTGGATCTGAGATTAAAGATGAGcttttggaaaaagcttttggATTTAATTCTAAGGAGCTTTCTAAGTTGAAGAAGAGGTTTTCTCCTACAACCTAA